A region of Hippoglossus stenolepis isolate QCI-W04-F060 chromosome 7, HSTE1.2, whole genome shotgun sequence DNA encodes the following proteins:
- the neurl1b gene encoding E3 ubiquitin-protein ligase NEURL1B, protein MGNATPKPLIDATLQPRPVASRQYYTLPNTGVERRTSAPPVSINVESPRFHPHAKGKNIRLDGQLRRATRKNSFCNGITFSHRPVHLYEKVRLRLSGVHTGWSGALRFGFTSLDPRELLATDIPKYACPDLVTRPGYWAKALPERLALKDNVLAFWADRHGRVFYSINDGEPILFHCGLSIGCPLWAIIDIYGLTQEVTLLESTFAESVGSSCLSAARLSAYLPQSNHDSANYSNNQLENNQTAAAKMANLQLNNYAQLIPCCSSTSSSSTPSSSASIGFSVPRVIRGLSSPLDNDLHFHPVRGSDVILSADRSAACIHFLDSSRTLVFSDRPLHVGETLYVEVGHLGLPYFGALLFGLTSCDPASLHAGDLPADPEVLLDRKEYWVVHRDFPTPCSGDVLSFSLLPSGEVHHGVNGVGRGRLMCVDSSQVLWVFFTLHGAVNRLRILGTLQSSPPSTSPSTSQSSSPDDSDSDLAFSVNRSSSASESSLVTAPSSPLSPPVSPSFTGSDLPSAGKNGECTICFDQDVDTVIYTCGHMCLCNDCGLKLKRQINACCPICRRPIKDVIKTYRP, encoded by the exons ATGGGGAACGCGACACCTAAACCCCTGATAG ATGCGACTCTGCAACCCCGCCCGGTGGCCAGCAGGCAGTACTACACCCTTCCTAACACTGGTGTGGAGAGGAGGACGTCTGCTCCCCCGGTCAGCATCAATGTGGAGTCGCCCCGGTTTCACCCCCACGCCAAAGGCAAGAACATCCGGCTGGACGGGCAGCTCCGCCGAGCCACTCGCAAAAACAGCTTCTGTAACGGCATCACGTTCAGCCATCGACCTGTGCACCTCTATGAGAAG GTGCGTCTTCGTCTGAGCGGTGTGCACACGGGCTGGAGCGGAGCGCTGCGCTTCGGATTCACCAGTCTGGACCCCAGAGAACTGCTCGCCACTGACATCCCCAAGTACGCCTGCCCGGACCTGGTGACCAGGCCCGGCTACTGGGCCAAAGCTCTGCCAGAGAGACTGGCCTTGAAGGACAATGTGCTGGCATTCTGGGCCGATCGCCACGGAAGAGTTTTCTACAGCATCAATGACGGAGAGCCCATCCTCTTCCACTGCGGGCTCAGCATTGGCTGTCCACTCTGGGCCATCATAGATATCTACGGTCTCACCCAGGAGGTCACGCTGCTCG AAAGCACGTTTGCTGAGAGCGTTGGCTCCAGCTGCCTGAGCGCGGCCCGCCTGAGCGCCTATCTGCCCCAGAGTAACCACGACTCGGCCAATTACAGCAACAATCAGCTGGAGAACAACCAGACCGCTGCTGCCAAGATGGCCAACCTCCAGCTCAATAACTACGCTCAGCTCATCCCCTGCTgctcatccacctcctcctcctccacgccGTCCTCATCTGCCTCCATTGGATTCAGCGTCCCGCGGGTGATCAGGGGCCTCTCGTCCCCGCTGGACAATGACTTGCACTTTCACCCCGTCCGCGGCTCGGACGTGATACTCTCTGCCGACCGCTCGGCAGCCTGCATCCACTTTCTGGACAGCAGTCGGACTCTGGTGTTCAGCGACCGGCCGCTGCACGTGGGTGAGACTTTGTACGTGGAGGTAGGCCACCTGGGCCTGCCCTACTTCGGGGCGCTGTTGTTTGGTTTAACGTCCTGTGACCCAGCCAGTCTGCACGCCGGGGACCTGCCGGCGGACCCCGAGGTTCTGCTGGACCGTAAAGAGTATTGGGTGGTGCACCGGGACTTTCCCACGCCTTGCTCTGGAGACGTGCTCAGCTTCAGCCTGCTGCCCAGCGGAGAGGTGCACCACGGCGTGAACGGAGTGGGACGGGGCAGGCTGATGTGTGTGGACTCCTCTCAGGTCCTGTGGGTCTTTTTCACTCTGCACGGCGCTGTCAACCGACTCAGGATACTTG GAACTCTGCAGTCCAGTCCTCCCTCCACGTCCCCCAGCACTTCTCAGAGCAGCAGTCCAGATGACAGTGACTCAGACCTGGCGTTCAGCGTCAACAgatcctcctctgcctctgaaTCCTCTCTGG tgacCGCTCCGAGTTCCCCTCTCAGCCCTCCCGTCTCCCCCAGTTTCACTGGCTCAGACCTGCCCTCTGCTGGGAAAAACGGAGAGTGCACCATCTGCTTCGACCAGGATGTGGACACCGTCATCTACACCTGCGGACACATGTGTCTGTGCAACGACTGCGGGCTGAAGCTGAAGAGACAGATCAACGCGTGCTGCCCGATATGCAGGAGGCCCATCAAAGATGTAATCAAGACTTACCGGCCGTGA
- the LOC118111958 gene encoding melatonin receptor type 1C, with the protein MDLEVKDANASDCLSRNESDRGLVASSGGMSTALASVLIFTIVVDILGNVLVILSVYRNKKLRNAGNIFVVSLSVADLVVALYPYPLVLTAIFHNDWTMGDLHCQASGFVMGLSVIGSIFNITAIAINRYCYICHSLHYDRLYSLRNTCCYLGLTWLLTALATVPNFFVGSLQYDPRIYSCTFAQTVSSYYTISVVIIHFLIPLLVVSYCYMRIWVLVIQVKHRVKPELRTKLKPSDVRNFLTMFIVFVLFAVCWAPLNLIGLAVAINPVKVAPHIPEWLFVMSYFMAYFNSCLNAIIYGLLNQNFRKEYKRILLSLCVPRLLLMETSKCATEGLRSKPSPAPTNNNVAELNV; encoded by the exons ATGGATTTGGAGGTGAAGGATGCGAACGCGTCGGACTGTTTGTCCCGGAATGAGAGCGACCGCGGACTTGTCGCTTCCTCCGGTGGAATGTCCACTGCGCTGGCCAGCGTGCTGATCTTCACCATCGTGGTGGACATCCTGGGCAACGTCCTCGTCATCCTGTCCGTGTACAGGAACAAGAAGCTGAGGAatgcag GCAACATCTTCGTGGTGAGTCTGTCCGTGGCCGACCTGGTGGTGGCGCTGTACCCTTACCCCCTGGTGCTGACGGCCATCTTCCACAATGACTGGACCATGGGCGACCTGCACTGCCAGGCCAGCGGCTTCGTCATGGGCCTCAGCGTCATCGGCTCCATCTTCAACATCACGGCCATCGCCATCAACCGCTACTGCTACATCTGCCACAGCCTCCACTACGACCGGCTGTACAGTCTGAGGAACACCTGCTGCTACCTGGGCCTCACCTGGCTGCTCACCGCCCTCGCCACGGTGCCCAACTTCTTCGTGGGCTCGCTGCAGTACGACCCGCGCATCTACTCCTGCACCTTCGCCCAGACGGTCAGCTCGTACTACACCATCTCCGTGGTGATCATTCACTTCCTGATCCCGCTGCTGGTGGTGTCTTACTGCTACATGAGGATATGGGTGCTGGTGATTCAAGTGAAACATCGGGTCAAACCGGAGCTAAGGACTAAACTGAAACCGAGCGACGTGAGGAACTTCCTGACTATGTTtatagtgtttgtgttgtttgccGTGTGCTGGGCTCCGCTGAATCTCATAGGCCTGGCTGTGGCCATAAACCCTGTGAAGGTGGCGCCCCACATTCCTGAGTGGCTCTTTGTCATGAGCTACTTTATGGCGTACTTCAACAGCTGCCTCAACGCCATCATATACGGACTTCTAAACCAAAACTTCCGCAAAGAGTACAAGAGGATCCTGCTTTCTCTTTGCGTCCCGCGTCTGCTCCTCATGGAGACGTCCAAGTGTGCCACAGAGGGACTGAGGAGCAAGCCCTCGCCGGCGCCGACCAACAATAATGTAGCGGAGCTAAATGTATAA